The Clostridioides sp. ES-S-0010-02 genome window below encodes:
- a CDS encoding PAS domain-containing protein translates to MDIHNKYVNFIKNIPVPFLYCKIIREHEDIEYRVEYISKGMSQVLKLEEGICDKDILDVLPIFRAKKYSKELFSDNIDCIKRYIPALKNWINIRKQIVGDSYVVLYFSKIVFDYRQIIDSFDKKEKLAYVKDEEGIYIDCSENLISILNNKIKTTKDIFGKNDIEVWGERTGKLFRDDYLEGISSKKRFLQKLFEYEETFFMVEKYFLYDESELLGTIGIIDNIIYSGYNNKNYDSKNLMKMIEHSIPENMFYKDVYGNYIGFNSGFLNLACMNKEELLGKNSHKLSTEESLIDKICKSDKDVVENKKIVTFESNMTIHNENKCIEITKRPYFDSYGSVIGIIGTARDISRRKKLEEEMDKNRMEFFANLSHELRTPINLISSSLQVIEKKEADLIESNDTLKRNLGIVKQNGNRILRLVNNVIDFTKMQSGYLDFKPKESDIISFVEEICMSVADFASQNNIQLTFDTEIEEFSMLFDSEKLERIILNLLSNGIKYNKENGKINIFLYVKDNMFEMKISDSGIGIPKEKIDKIFNRFEQIDNELSYRVKGSGIGLSLVKSLVELHDGSISLKSQLGVGSEFIVSLPVRSNNSEKCNYKRELSSELSKKLEIEFSDL, encoded by the coding sequence ATGGATATCCATAATAAATATGTGAATTTTATAAAAAATATACCTGTGCCTTTTTTATACTGTAAGATTATAAGAGAACATGAAGATATAGAATATAGAGTGGAATATATAAGTAAAGGTATGAGTCAAGTATTGAAACTAGAAGAGGGAATTTGTGATAAAGATATATTAGATGTATTACCTATATTTAGAGCAAAAAAATATTCTAAAGAGTTGTTCTCAGATAATATAGATTGTATAAAAAGATATATTCCAGCACTTAAAAATTGGATAAACATAAGAAAACAAATAGTTGGAGATTCGTACGTAGTTTTGTATTTTAGTAAAATAGTATTCGATTATAGACAGATAATCGATTCATTTGATAAAAAAGAAAAATTAGCTTATGTTAAAGATGAAGAAGGAATATATATAGATTGTAGTGAAAATTTAATATCAATATTAAATAACAAAATTAAAACTACAAAAGATATATTTGGAAAAAACGATATAGAAGTATGGGGAGAACGAACTGGAAAATTATTTAGAGATGACTATTTAGAAGGAATATCTAGTAAAAAAAGATTTTTACAAAAACTATTTGAATACGAAGAAACATTTTTTATGGTTGAAAAATATTTCTTATATGATGAAAGTGAACTTTTAGGTACTATAGGAATAATAGATAATATAATATACAGTGGATATAATAATAAAAACTATGATTCAAAAAACTTAATGAAGATGATTGAACATTCAATACCAGAGAATATGTTTTATAAAGATGTATATGGAAATTATATTGGATTTAATTCAGGATTTTTGAATCTAGCATGTATGAATAAAGAAGAATTACTAGGTAAGAATAGTCATAAATTATCAACAGAAGAATCTCTTATAGACAAGATATGTAAAAGTGATAAGGATGTAGTTGAAAATAAAAAGATTGTTACATTTGAATCAAATATGACTATACATAACGAAAATAAATGTATTGAGATTACAAAAAGACCATATTTTGATAGTTATGGTAGTGTCATTGGAATAATTGGTACAGCAAGAGATATAAGTAGAAGAAAAAAACTAGAAGAAGAGATGGATAAAAATAGAATGGAGTTTTTTGCAAATCTATCTCATGAACTTAGAACTCCTATAAATTTAATATCATCTTCATTACAAGTAATAGAAAAGAAAGAGGCAGACTTAATAGAATCAAATGATACTCTAAAAAGAAATCTAGGTATAGTAAAACAAAATGGAAATAGAATATTGAGATTAGTAAATAATGTTATAGATTTTACAAAAATGCAGTCGGGATATTTGGATTTTAAGCCAAAAGAGTCTGATATAATATCATTTGTGGAAGAGATATGTATGTCTGTAGCTGATTTTGCAAGTCAAAATAATATACAACTTACATTTGATACAGAAATAGAGGAATTTTCAATGTTATTTGATTCAGAAAAATTGGAAAGAATAATATTGAATTTACTTTCTAATGGAATTAAGTACAACAAAGAAAATGGGAAAATAAATATATTTTTATATGTGAAAGATAATATGTTTGAAATGAAAATATCTGATAGTGGTATAGGTATACCAAAAGAAAAAATAGATAAAATATTTAATAGGTTTGAACAAATTGACAATGAACTTTCTTATAGAGTTAAAGGCAGTGGAATTGGGCTTTCATTAGTGAAATCTTTAGTTGAATTACAT
- a CDS encoding transcriptional regulator produces MTIENEMLKLVEVSKMYYEDNKTQAEIAKILGVSRPLISKMLNKAKEIGIVKIEIRELFSSNDLLMNQMKEIFNIRGGLIVPEAKTEYITQQTILSHGIKYIKEELPKVSNVGIGWGYTIGNIIEEIQKSEDTFTFKGEVYPLVGMANIPNKGYHPNELISVFSNSTGFSPVFLYAPAFPTSSEERNIYLKTENYQSMEKKWDNIDTIILSVDNYPQVPDQATAIRFGKKLTKEKAIGSFLSYYFNKDGEIIKSDSDYVIQIPLEKLKKAKKVIAICSDSSIDSITGALKTGYITHVITDEKKATQIIINK; encoded by the coding sequence ATGACTATTGAAAACGAAATGTTGAAATTAGTAGAAGTATCAAAAATGTATTATGAAGATAATAAAACTCAAGCAGAGATTGCAAAAATTTTAGGAGTATCAAGACCATTGATAAGTAAAATGTTAAATAAAGCAAAAGAAATTGGAATAGTAAAGATAGAGATTAGGGAACTATTTTCTAGTAATGATTTGCTGATGAATCAGATGAAAGAGATATTTAACATTAGAGGTGGACTAATAGTACCAGAAGCTAAAACCGAATATATAACTCAACAAACTATACTAAGTCATGGAATAAAATATATAAAAGAAGAATTACCTAAGGTTAGTAATGTCGGTATAGGATGGGGATATACTATAGGTAATATAATAGAAGAAATACAAAAGAGTGAGGATACTTTTACTTTTAAAGGAGAAGTATATCCATTGGTTGGAATGGCTAACATACCAAATAAAGGATATCACCCTAATGAATTAATATCTGTATTTTCAAATAGTACAGGATTTAGTCCTGTATTTTTATATGCGCCTGCATTTCCAACTAGTAGTGAAGAGCGAAATATCTATTTGAAAACTGAAAATTATCAGAGTATGGAGAAAAAATGGGATAATATAGATACAATAATTTTATCTGTTGATAATTATCCTCAGGTTCCAGACCAAGCTACTGCGATTAGATTTGGAAAGAAGCTTACAAAAGAAAAAGCAATAGGTTCCTTTTTATCTTATTATTTTAATAAAGATGGAGAAATAATTAAAAGTGATAGTGATTATGTCATACAAATACCTCTTGAAAAATTAAAAAAGGCAAAAAAAGTAATAGCTATATGTTCAGATTCTAGTATAGATTCAATAACAGGTGCACTGAAGACTGGATACATAACACATGTCATTACCGATGAAAAAAAAGCGACACAAATAATTATAAACAAATAA
- the lsrF gene encoding 3-hydroxy-5-phosphonooxypentane-2,4-dione thiolase, with product MADKDGIILPKDYGIGIKPPQQSFYLKGMDNVDWGMKNRLSKIFNPKTGKSLMLAFDHGYIMGPTQGLERLDLSIPELIEDADCLMATRGALRTCINPTQDKAIALRCSAGSSVLREDMSREVIGVDIEDAIRMNASCLAIQTFMGAEGECKAIENLVKTIDMGNRYSIPVLGVVAVGKEMERTAKYFLLATRMLAEFGASIVKTYYCEDFEKITSACPVPIVIAGGKKVPEKEALEMAYRAINEGAAGVDMGRNVFQSENPKAMIKAIKAVVHENNTPEQAYKLFEELKEEYK from the coding sequence ATGGCAGATAAAGATGGAATAATATTACCAAAAGATTATGGAATAGGGATAAAACCACCTCAACAAAGTTTTTATTTAAAAGGAATGGACAATGTAGATTGGGGAATGAAAAATAGATTATCAAAGATATTTAATCCTAAAACAGGAAAATCATTGATGTTAGCTTTTGACCATGGATATATAATGGGTCCTACTCAAGGATTAGAAAGATTAGACCTTTCAATACCTGAACTTATAGAAGATGCAGATTGTCTTATGGCTACAAGGGGAGCTTTAAGAACGTGTATAAATCCCACTCAAGATAAAGCTATAGCACTTAGATGTTCGGCTGGTAGTTCCGTACTCAGAGAGGATATGAGTAGGGAGGTTATAGGAGTTGATATAGAAGATGCTATAAGAATGAATGCATCATGCCTAGCTATACAGACGTTTATGGGGGCTGAAGGTGAGTGTAAGGCTATAGAAAATTTAGTCAAAACAATAGATATGGGAAATAGATATTCAATACCAGTTTTGGGTGTCGTTGCAGTAGGTAAAGAGATGGAAAGAACTGCAAAATATTTTCTATTAGCCACTAGGATGTTAGCTGAATTTGGAGCAAGTATAGTAAAGACTTATTATTGTGAGGATTTTGAGAAAATAACATCTGCTTGTCCAGTTCCAATAGTTATAGCAGGAGGGAAAAAAGTTCCAGAAAAAGAAGCGTTAGAAATGGCTTATAGAGCTATAAATGAAGGAGCAGCAGGAGTTGATATGGGAAGAAATGTATTCCAATCAGAAAATCCAAAAGCTATGATAAAGGCAATAAAGGCTGTAGTTCATGAAAACAATACTCCAGAACAAGCATACAAGTTATTTGAAGAATTAAAAGAAGAGTATAAGTAG
- a CDS encoding dihydroxyacetone kinase subunit DhaK, producing MSMKKFINQPEDLTREVLEGLELSNSELLRVTDSNLVINKKLEEEDRVTIVTLGGAGHEPALSGFVGDGMVDIAVVGDVFAAPGPNSCLEAIKMADKGKGVLFVVLNHAGDMLTGNLVMKQVKKEGLNVRKVVTQEDIANAPRENSDDRRGLVGCIPLYKIAAGAAKEGKSLDEVAEIAQKFADNMATIAVACKGATHPSTGMVISELGENEMEIGMGQHGEGGGGRMEMKSADETAGIMTQALIKDLNIEDGEKVMLVVNGSGATTLMEMLIVYRKCHRILQEKNIEIVSNCVGELLTTQETAGFQLFIARMDDELLRYFNSPCNTPYFKKN from the coding sequence ATGTCAATGAAAAAATTTATTAACCAACCAGAAGATTTAACTAGAGAAGTTTTAGAAGGTTTAGAACTTTCAAATTCGGAGTTACTAAGAGTTACAGATTCAAATTTAGTAATAAACAAAAAGTTGGAAGAAGAAGACAGAGTAACAATAGTTACTTTAGGAGGAGCAGGTCATGAACCAGCTTTGAGTGGATTTGTTGGAGATGGAATGGTTGATATAGCTGTAGTCGGAGATGTATTTGCCGCTCCAGGACCAAATTCTTGTTTAGAGGCTATAAAGATGGCAGACAAAGGGAAAGGTGTATTATTTGTAGTTCTTAATCATGCAGGAGATATGTTGACAGGAAACCTTGTTATGAAACAAGTTAAAAAAGAAGGATTAAATGTTAGAAAAGTTGTTACTCAAGAAGATATAGCAAATGCACCGAGAGAAAATAGTGATGATAGAAGAGGATTGGTTGGATGTATACCTTTATATAAAATAGCTGCAGGGGCTGCTAAAGAAGGAAAATCTTTAGATGAAGTTGCAGAAATAGCACAAAAATTTGCTGATAATATGGCAACTATAGCTGTTGCATGTAAAGGAGCAACTCATCCATCTACAGGTATGGTAATTTCTGAACTTGGAGAAAATGAGATGGAAATAGGAATGGGGCAACATGGAGAAGGTGGAGGTGGACGTATGGAAATGAAGTCTGCTGATGAAACTGCTGGAATAATGACACAAGCTTTAATAAAGGATTTGAATATCGAAGATGGTGAAAAAGTAATGTTAGTAGTTAATGGTTCAGGAGCTACTACTTTAATGGAAATGTTAATAGTTTATAGAAAGTGCCATAGAATATTACAAGAAAAAAATATAGAAATAGTTTCAAATTGTGTTGGAGAACTTTTGACTACTCAAGAAACAGCTGGATTCCAACTATTTATAGCTAGAATGGATGATGAATTATTGAGATACTTCAATTCACCATGTAATACGCCTTACTTTAAAAAAAATTAG
- the dhaL gene encoding dihydroxyacetone kinase subunit L encodes MLSTVTWRKMLISAAEILKENKIYLCELDGIVGDGDHGVTIDRIADCMRKRALEEHDDDSIKSINEDLSTLCMNVNGGSAGPLWGTIFEGMAEGIEDKKELKIEEVKDMFIEARENLSLISTAKVGQKTLVDALYPAIDAMHTIESDNIKDVFKVGYEKAVEGAESTKTYIAKFGRAKSIGERSLGHMDPGAVSISLMFKGLYDAL; translated from the coding sequence ATGTTGTCAACAGTTACATGGAGAAAAATGCTAATAAGTGCAGCAGAAATATTAAAAGAAAATAAGATATATTTATGTGAATTAGATGGTATAGTTGGAGATGGTGACCATGGAGTTACTATAGACAGAATAGCTGATTGTATGAGAAAAAGGGCTCTAGAAGAGCATGATGATGATAGTATAAAATCAATTAATGAAGATTTGAGTACTTTATGTATGAATGTAAATGGAGGGTCAGCAGGACCTTTATGGGGAACTATATTTGAGGGAATGGCTGAAGGAATAGAAGATAAAAAAGAACTTAAAATAGAAGAAGTAAAAGATATGTTTATTGAAGCAAGAGAAAATTTATCTCTTATTTCTACTGCTAAAGTAGGTCAAAAAACACTAGTAGATGCATTATACCCAGCAATAGATGCTATGCATACTATTGAAAGTGACAACATAAAAGATGTTTTTAAAGTGGGTTATGAGAAAGCAGTAGAAGGCGCAGAAAGCACTAAAACTTACATAGCAAAATTTGGACGAGCAAAAAGTATAGGGGAAAGAAGTTTAGGGCATATGGACCCAGGCGCTGTTTCTATATCATTAATGTTTAAAGGTTTATATGACGCATTATAA
- a CDS encoding YihY/virulence factor BrkB family protein — MFGIDKKLIEYIVAKSNYSELSSKSAEVSFFLMLSIFPFLIFTISSIAYIPVLHLNKYIALFRNMMPESAFDVLSSIIVSAIDNRSLNFLAVSFVLTMWTSSRAVKALIKGMNRAYKVKETRSFFKILSISFLFTIMLLVLIFLSMIFLVYGEKIGYFIFNFIGLDEIFIKIWDILRYTVGIATIIVIFTFLYKYTPNKSLTMKESAPGAIFATFAWFVVSFFYSYYTNYYANYEVIYGSIAEIIVLMTWIYFSSWVIVVGYELNSRLYFRKIRNEMLK; from the coding sequence ATGTTTGGGATAGATAAGAAATTAATTGAATATATAGTAGCAAAATCTAATTATAGTGAGTTAAGTTCAAAATCAGCAGAAGTATCTTTTTTCTTAATGTTGTCTATATTTCCTTTTTTAATATTTACAATAAGTTCTATAGCATATATACCAGTTCTTCATTTAAATAAATATATAGCCTTATTTAGAAACATGATGCCAGAGAGTGCTTTTGATGTATTATCTTCAATTATAGTTTCTGCAATAGACAATAGAAGTTTAAATTTTTTAGCTGTCAGTTTTGTACTTACGATGTGGACATCTTCAAGGGCAGTAAAAGCACTTATTAAAGGAATGAATAGAGCTTATAAAGTTAAAGAAACTAGGTCTTTTTTTAAAATCTTATCTATATCATTTTTATTTACGATTATGCTTTTGGTATTGATTTTTTTATCTATGATATTTTTGGTTTATGGAGAGAAGATAGGTTATTTTATTTTTAACTTTATAGGATTAGATGAGATATTCATAAAAATATGGGATATTCTAAGATACACTGTAGGTATTGCAACAATAATAGTAATATTTACATTTTTGTATAAGTATACACCTAATAAGAGTTTGACTATGAAAGAATCTGCTCCAGGTGCTATTTTTGCTACGTTTGCTTGGTTTGTAGTATCATTTTTCTATTCTTATTATACAAACTATTATGCTAACTATGAAGTAATCTATGGAAGCATAGCTGAAATAATTGTACTTATGACATGGATATATTTTAGTAGTTGGGTTATTGTTGTAGGTTATGAATTAAATTCAAGATTGTATTTTAGAAAGATAAGAAATGAAATGTTAAAGTAA
- a CDS encoding phospho-sugar mutase: MDYTKTYEEWVKSSYFDEDTKLELDKIKDNEKEIEDRFYKDLEFGTAGLRGVIEAGTNRINKYTVRRATFGLANYILENTTEEEKNRGVVIAHDNRHKSREFCIESANTLAACGIKAYIFDSLRTTPELSFAVRNLNAIAGIVITASHNPPEYNGYKVYWEDGAQVMPDIANAITEKVNSIHDYSIIPTLNEANKNLVVLLDETQDTEFIEAVKSQVIRKDLVKSVGKNLKIVYTPLCGTGNIPIRRALKEVGFENILVVPEEENPDPNFAGLDYPNPEEKKALNRGILLAKEKGADLVIATDPDCDRVGVAVRTTTGEYVLLTGNQIGGMLTHYIIEGLKENNQLKENPTMIKTIVTSEFGADIAKENNVDVLNVLTGFKFIGEKIKLFEENKDRNYVFGYEESYGYLVGTHARDKDGVVSSLLISEMAAFYYSKGMSLYEGLIELYKKYGFFKEQTISLTLKGIEGVEKIKEIISYFRENQIDCINNIKVIDKKDYKNGVDNLPKSDVLKYFLEDESWVAIRPSGTEPKLKFYIAVKGTSDAEADEKLRGLKEYIDIMVSKLK; encoded by the coding sequence ATGGATTATACTAAAACTTATGAAGAATGGGTAAAGAGTTCATATTTTGATGAAGATACAAAACTAGAATTAGATAAAATAAAAGATAATGAAAAAGAGATAGAAGATAGATTTTATAAAGATTTAGAATTTGGAACGGCTGGTCTTAGAGGTGTAATTGAAGCAGGAACTAATAGAATTAACAAATATACAGTTAGAAGAGCTACTTTTGGATTGGCAAACTATATACTAGAAAATACTACAGAGGAAGAAAAAAATAGGGGCGTAGTAATAGCTCATGATAATAGACATAAATCTAGAGAATTTTGTATAGAATCTGCAAATACATTAGCAGCGTGTGGTATAAAGGCATATATATTTGATAGTTTAAGAACTACTCCAGAATTGTCCTTTGCTGTTAGAAATCTAAATGCAATAGCAGGGATAGTTATAACAGCTAGCCATAATCCACCTGAATACAATGGATACAAAGTATACTGGGAAGATGGGGCACAAGTTATGCCAGATATTGCAAATGCAATAACAGAAAAAGTAAATAGCATACATGATTATAGTATAATACCAACTTTAAATGAAGCTAATAAAAATTTAGTAGTCTTATTGGACGAAACACAGGATACTGAATTTATAGAAGCTGTAAAAAGTCAAGTTATAAGAAAAGATTTAGTAAAAAGCGTAGGTAAAAATTTAAAAATAGTTTATACACCTCTTTGTGGAACTGGCAATATTCCAATAAGAAGAGCATTAAAAGAAGTAGGATTTGAAAACATATTAGTGGTTCCAGAAGAAGAAAATCCAGACCCAAATTTTGCAGGGCTTGACTACCCAAATCCAGAAGAGAAAAAAGCTTTAAACAGAGGAATATTGCTTGCAAAAGAAAAAGGAGCAGACCTTGTAATAGCAACTGACCCAGATTGTGATAGAGTAGGTGTAGCTGTAAGAACCACTACAGGGGAATATGTATTACTTACAGGGAATCAAATTGGTGGAATGTTGACACACTATATAATAGAAGGCTTAAAAGAAAATAATCAATTAAAAGAAAATCCTACAATGATAAAAACTATAGTTACATCAGAATTTGGAGCGGATATAGCAAAAGAAAATAATGTTGATGTACTAAATGTTCTTACAGGTTTTAAATTTATTGGTGAAAAAATAAAATTATTTGAAGAAAATAAAGATAGAAATTATGTATTTGGATATGAAGAAAGTTATGGTTATTTAGTTGGAACTCATGCAAGAGATAAAGACGGTGTTGTTTCATCATTATTAATATCTGAAATGGCAGCATTTTACTATTCAAAAGGCATGAGCTTATATGAAGGCTTAATAGAACTATATAAGAAATATGGATTCTTTAAAGAACAGACTATATCTTTAACTTTAAAAGGTATAGAAGGTGTGGAAAAAATAAAAGAGATAATATCTTATTTTAGAGAAAATCAAATTGATTGTATAAATAATATAAAGGTAATTGATAAAAAAGACTACAAAAATGGTGTAGATAATCTCCCTAAATCTGATGTTTTAAAATATTTCTTGGAAGATGAGTCTTGGGTAGCTATAAGACCATCTGGGACAGAGCCAAAGCTGAAATTTTATATAGCTGTAAAAGGAACTAGTGATGCTGAAGCAGATGAAAAGCTTAGAGGTTTAAAAGAATATATAGATATTATGGTATCAAAATTAAAATAA
- a CDS encoding SGNH/GDSL hydrolase family protein, with amino-acid sequence MKIVCLGDSLTYGFGVSRSNSWTNIVSQETGLEIINKGINGDTTSGMLVRFNEDVLQNSPDMVFIMGGTNDFIAGAGNEVINSNIMAMVHQAYAKNIIPIIGIPLRPDIPNVREDWSSFTDFNTVSKKLESYNYWIKKFSVTFNTDFVDFYSEYNKSMEKEGYKKLYFDGLHPTKEGHRIIANIFIKSINKYIEES; translated from the coding sequence ATGAAAATAGTCTGCTTAGGAGACAGTTTAACATATGGATTTGGAGTATCACGAAGTAATTCATGGACAAACATTGTGAGTCAGGAGACTGGTTTAGAAATAATAAATAAGGGTATAAATGGTGATACAACAAGTGGTATGTTAGTTAGATTTAATGAAGATGTTTTACAGAATTCTCCCGATATGGTTTTTATAATGGGTGGTACTAATGATTTTATTGCTGGAGCAGGAAATGAAGTTATTAATTCTAATATAATGGCTATGGTACATCAAGCATATGCAAAAAATATTATACCAATAATAGGTATACCACTGAGACCAGATATTCCAAATGTTAGGGAAGATTGGAGTAGCTTTACGGATTTTAATACAGTATCAAAAAAGTTAGAGTCATATAATTATTGGATAAAAAAATTTAGTGTGACATTTAATACTGATTTTGTAGATTTTTATTCTGAATATAATAAGAGTATGGAAAAAGAAGGATATAAAAAATTATATTTTGATGGATTACATCCAACTAAGGAAGGTCATAGAATAATTGCAAATATTTTTATTAAGTCAATTAATAAGTATATAGAAGAGTCATAA
- a CDS encoding G5 domain-containing protein codes for MEKREKKIIISSLLSVSILMSLVSIYSILNKEEISLTVKGQEQKVSSFKKTVEELLDEQGVKYNSEDKINPSLNTELKDNMKIKVVKVTKNQKEEFEKIPFDTKHVNDSNLVKGKSKVYQEGIEGEKKLVYNLTYHDGKLVKKVLSKEVISKEPTAKIIKNGTKEKVLIASRGANTRGGKHMRVVATAYAGDTITSTGTTPRWGVIAVDPNIIPYGTKVYIPRLGMTFVAEDCGGAIKGNRIDIFMNSEGKASNWGRQSLDVYVY; via the coding sequence ATGGAGAAAAGAGAAAAGAAAATAATAATATCATCTTTATTAAGTGTATCAATTTTAATGAGTTTAGTAAGTATATATTCTATATTAAATAAAGAAGAGATAAGTCTAACTGTTAAAGGCCAAGAACAAAAAGTGTCTTCATTTAAAAAGACAGTTGAAGAACTTTTGGATGAACAGGGAGTGAAATACAATTCTGAAGATAAAATTAATCCAAGTTTGAATACAGAATTAAAGGATAACATGAAAATCAAGGTTGTTAAAGTAACTAAAAATCAAAAAGAAGAATTTGAAAAAATACCATTTGACACAAAACATGTGAATGATAGCAATTTAGTAAAAGGAAAATCTAAAGTCTATCAGGAGGGAATAGAGGGAGAGAAAAAACTAGTCTATAATTTAACTTACCATGATGGAAAGCTAGTCAAAAAAGTCTTATCAAAAGAAGTGATTTCTAAAGAACCAACTGCAAAAATTATAAAAAATGGAACTAAAGAAAAAGTATTAATTGCATCAAGAGGAGCAAATACAAGAGGAGGAAAACATATGAGAGTAGTTGCTACTGCATATGCAGGAGATACTATAACATCTACTGGTACAACACCAAGATGGGGGGTAATTGCAGTTGACCCAAATATAATACCATATGGAACAAAAGTATATATACCTAGATTAGGTATGACATTTGTTGCAGAAGACTGTGGAGGTGCAATTAAAGGGAACAGAATAGATATATTTATGAATAGTGAAGGAAAAGCATCTAATTGGGGGAGACAGAGTCTAGATGTATATGTGTATTAA
- a CDS encoding helix-turn-helix domain-containing protein, producing MRIKIGEVIQTLRKEKSLTQEQLAKFIGVSTPAVSKWESGNSYPDIELLPVLADFFNVSVDKLLNYKVDLSEEEVMKVYKELEATLAKVEIDLLIEEPLEEFKEDLESVERLANMYMEKYPQSYLLKLKISSLYQMYSYKFGKDKFNSKIKETTNILEDIVRNTDDIQIKETALLILSNAYYMLDDYEKAELYLNMIHKPIGDTSVNLAMIYLSQNRLDEAETLLQNKLFSDVFNATLDCKGLINVCKNKYKELKKELDDGSYNKKTTEKEMEYIKNKSLGYANISLEIKKKFSENRGAFFGIYMDYIELSLNFLFFNMKEEAKEALYGLNEILEKYHLHESSDTSQMMFFDKVKSRNSYTFNVYTNLLIMFNDNSFNELREEPIFESIIKKVSELEKMLKDK from the coding sequence ATGCGAATTAAAATAGGTGAAGTCATACAAACATTGAGAAAAGAAAAAAGTTTAACACAAGAACAATTAGCAAAGTTTATAGGAGTGTCAACACCAGCAGTATCTAAATGGGAAAGTGGAAATTCCTATCCAGATATAGAACTATTGCCAGTATTAGCAGATTTTTTTAATGTATCTGTTGATAAACTTTTAAACTATAAAGTAGATTTAAGTGAAGAAGAAGTAATGAAAGTCTATAAAGAACTAGAAGCAACTCTTGCTAAAGTAGAAATTGATTTATTAATAGAGGAACCATTAGAAGAATTTAAAGAAGATTTAGAATCTGTAGAAAGACTTGCTAATATGTATATGGAGAAATATCCTCAAAGTTATCTGCTAAAGTTAAAAATAAGTTCGCTATACCAAATGTATTCATATAAATTTGGTAAAGATAAATTCAATAGTAAAATTAAAGAAACAACAAATATTCTTGAAGATATAGTTAGAAATACAGATGATATTCAGATTAAAGAAACAGCGCTTCTTATTTTATCAAATGCATATTATATGTTAGACGATTACGAAAAGGCAGAATTATATTTAAATATGATACATAAACCAATAGGAGACACAAGTGTTAATTTAGCTATGATATATTTAAGTCAGAATAGATTGGATGAAGCAGAAACATTACTTCAAAATAAATTATTTAGCGATGTATTTAATGCAACTCTGGATTGTAAAGGATTAATTAATGTATGTAAAAACAAATATAAAGAATTAAAGAAAGAATTAGATGATGGAAGCTATAACAAAAAAACAACAGAAAAAGAAATGGAATATATAAAAAATAAATCATTAGGATATGCAAATATATCTTTAGAAATAAAGAAAAAATTTAGTGAAAATAGAGGAGCTTTTTTTGGAATATACATGGACTACATAGAGTTATCTTTAAATTTCTTATTTTTTAATATGAAAGAAGAAGCTAAAGAAGCTTTATATGGTTTAAATGAAATATTAGAAAAATATCACCTACATGAAAGTTCAGATACAAGTCAAATGATGTTTTTTGATAAAGTAAAATCTAGAAATTCATATACTTTTAATGTATATACTAATCTACTTATCATGTTTAATGATAATAGTTTTAATGAATTAAGAGAAGAACCAATTTTTGAATCTATAATTAAAAAGGTTTCAGAATTGGAGAAAATGTTAAAAGATAAATAA